The segment TTCACCGTTGCCGGCGTACTCCCCAGGTGGAATACTTAATGCTTTCGCTTGGCCGCTTACTGTATATCGCAAACAGCGAGTATTCATCGTTTACTGTGCGGACTACCAGGGTATCTAATCCTGTTTGATACCCGCACCTTCGTGCCTCAGCGTCAGTTATACCCCAGTGAGCTGCCTTCGCAATTGGAGTTCCTTGTGATATCTATGCATTTCACCGCTACACCACAAATTCCGCTCACCTCATGTATACTCAAGACCAACAGTTTCAACTGCAATTTAGTGGTTGAGCCACTAACTTTCACAGCTGACTTACTAGTCCGCCTACGCACCCTTTAAACCCAATAAATCCGGATAACGCTCGGATCCTCCGTATTACCGCGGCTGCTGGCACGGAGTTAGCCGATCCTTATTCGTTAGGTACATACAAAACACCACACGTGGCGCACTTTATTCCCTAACAAAAGAAGTTTACAACCCATAGGGCAGTCTTCCTTCACGCTACTTGGCTGGTTCAGACTCGCGTCCATTGACCAATATTCCTCACTGCTGCCTCCCGTAGGAGTTTGGACCGTGTCTCAGTTCCAATGTGGGGGATCTTCCTCTCAGAACCCCTATCCATCGTCGATTTGGTGAGCCGTTACCTCACCAACTGTCTAATGGAACGCATCCCCATCGTATACCGATAAATCTTTGAAGATATTCCCAGGCGAGAACATCTTAACATCTAGTATTAATCCTTCTTTCGAAGAGCTATCCCAGTGTATACGGTAGGTTGGATACGTGTTACTCACCCGTGCGCCGGTCGTCAACAGAAAGAGCAAGCTCTCTCCTTGTTACCCCTCGACTTGCATGTGTTAAGCCTATAGCTAGCGTTCATCCTGAGCCAGGATCAAACTCTTCATTGTAGAAAAATCTTTATAATTCTGTTCAGGATATCCAAATTTTCAAGAATGACGGTTATTTACCATGATAATAATATTATTATCTGTTCTTGTACTACTTGTATTGTTTATGTAAAATTTTCAAAGATCGCTTATCTTAAATCGGCTTCGTTTTAGAAGCGAGTGCAAAGGTATAAACTCTAAATTTAATATCAAAATAAAAAGTGACTTTTTTATTCCTTTATTTCTTATCAGAGTGTCTTCCTTAGCCCGTATGTTTTAGATTTCAGTTTGCAAAGATAAGAAAACTATTCCGTATCCTCCAAACCTTTTTGCCAAAACTTTTTCGCTAGTAAACCTTCAGTCCAATATGTCAATTTTGTATGCTCTGTTACTCTTACAAAGCGGGTGCAAAAGTAAGCGCTTTTTGACTTCAATCCAAATATATGAATACTTTATTTCTGAATATTTTATTCCTATTTACTTAATATCCTATCAATCTTATTCTTATAACGAATTCTTTTTTTAATCAAACCTCAAAGGAAATACAAGTAGGCTGCTTTATACACATTATTATATATGCACCCTAAACCCCCCTTTTTAAATGATCTCGAAAAGAGCTCAAGTTTATCGATTTTTAAGTTCATTTGCCTAGGGGTGGAAATAACTTTAACCCTTTGATCGTAATGACATGTCGGTGTCATGCATTCATCATGACACCGACATGCAATCAACATAACAGTACCAGAATGCAGTGTTTTCTTATTGTCTATTCAATGATTATTGCAATTTATAGAATAAACCTAGAACACAACTCTTTGATTTATATCCAAATACCATCTATCAGATATTTGATAACGTCTAATTTGCAAAAAACTTATATCAAATTAGCTAAAAGACAGAGAACACGGCTTCAAAGCTTAATATTTTCGTAACAATAACGAGTAGTGATTGTAATAAGACATACTTATTTTTGTTACATAATAAAAGGAAATGCTCCTAATTCATCTAATTTCATTGTGGTCTCATTTCCATTTAATATTATATGATGAAGAAATATTTAAGTTTAGTTTGCTTTGTGCTGCTACTTCCTCAAATAGGAATTGCACAAAAAATTAAAGGTTCAGACACGGTTTTACCGTTAGCACAAAAAGAAGCTGAGGTGTATATGCAAAAACATCCATCGGCTACGGTTACAGTTACGGGAGGAGGAAGTGGTGTGGGAATTTCTGCTCTCCTAGAAGGAACAACTGACATCGCACAATCTTCTAGAAAAATTAAGTTTGATGAAAAACTAAAACTAAAAAACAAAGAAAAAGAAGTTATTGAAGTTATAGTAGCTTATGATGCTTTAGCAGTCATTGTACATCCCAATAATCCGATTACAAAATTAACAAGAGAACAACTCGAAGCTCTTTTCAGAGGAAAGATAAAAAACTGGAAAGAACTAGGAGGTCCTGATTTAAAAGTAATTCCTTATGCTCGTGAAACCTCTTCGGGAACTTATGAGTTTTTTAAAGAAAGTGTATTAAAGTACAAAAACTATATGAACGGCATAATGAGTATGCCAGCAACTGGTTCGGTCATTCAATCCATTAGTCAAACCGAGGGAGCTATAGGTTATGTGGGATTAGCCTATCTTAATAAAGATGTAAAAGCCATTCAAGTATCTTATGATCAAGGTCAGTCCTACTCAAATCCATCAGTTAGCCATGCGAATGATCATAGCTATCCCATCGTCCGTCCTCTTTACTTCTACTATATAAAATCAGAAGAAGCTATTGTCAAACCATTTATTGATTATATCTTATCAGATGAAGGACAAAAAATAGCTTCAGAACTGGGCTTCATCAAAGTAATTAAATAGACTCATGAGAAAAATACGTAAGTTTTTAGAAAAAATTATTGAAGGTATATTAACCTTAAGTGGGGCAGCTACTACATTAGTTATTATACTAATCAGTATATTTCTTTTTAAAGAGGGTTTTGGACTATTCAATAGCCCTGTGGTAGAGAAAGGTTATATGATTTGCTTAAATAGCGATAATCCAGTTCAACAACTATCCTCTTTCGAGATTAAAGAGATATTCGACGAAGAAATAACCAATTGGAAAGAGGTTGGAGGTATTGATGAAGAAATTCACACCTTCCGATTCGAAGAACTCTTCGAGAAATACTCTGAAGCAGATTTCGGAGAAGACTATAAACTACTCCCTGATAAAATTATAGAAATAGTAAAATCAGATCCGAATATAATTGCATTTATGCCCGAAAAGTATGTCCCAAAGGATATGTCTATTTATACATTACCTTATCAAAACTTTAGTATCACAGATTTTTTCTTTGGTAAAGAGTGGATGCCTACTGCTACCCCTACTCCCCAATTTGGAATCTTACCATTAATATTAGGAACATTATTAGTCAGCCTAACCGCTATTCTAATAGCACTTCCTCTAGGACTAGGTGTAGCTATTTATTTGTCTGAATTAGCCGGCAAGCGTACTCGCAAATTTTTAAAACCCGTCATTGAACTATTAGCAGGTATCCCTTCTGTGGTCTATGGATTCTTTGGATTAGTAGTACTTGTGCCTATTGTACAAAACTGGCTCAACCTTCCTGTTGGAGAGACAGCCTTTACGGGAAGTTTATTACTTGCTATTATGGCACTTCCTACTATTATTACGGTAGCAGAAGACTCTATGAGAAATACTCCAAGGGCAGTACGCGAAGCTAGTTTAGCACTCGGAGCAACTCAATGGCAAACTATTTATAAGGTGATAATACCTTACGCTAAGTCGGGAATTTCTGCCGCTGTAGTATTAGGCATAGGTAGGGCAATCGGAGAAACTATGGCTGTATTAATGGTGACAGGTAATGCAGCAATAATGCCAACTTCATTGTTTCAGCCTATCCGATCTATACCAGCAACAATTGCAGCCGAATTAGGTGAAGCTCCAGCAGGTGGAGCTCATTATCAATCTTTATTTCTATTAGGTTGTATTTTATTTGTTATTACATTAATTATCAGTATCTCTGCTGAGGTGATATCCAAAAGACATCCTCAAAACTAGTTAATCAGAAATAATATGAATAAGAAAATATCACAACATATTGCTTTTGGCCTATTCAGATTACTGGGTATCCTCATCGTAGGGTTACTATTCTGGATCTTAGGTTTTATTATTTATAATGGAATAGATGTCATCAGCTGGGAATTCTTAACTACAGCACCCACAGATGGAATGACATCAGGAGGTATTTATCCAGCAATCATCGGTACACTATGCTTGATTGTAGGTAGTATGTTATTTGCCTTTCCGCTAGGTGTAATGTCTGCCATATATACCAGTGAATATGCAGGTAATGGTTGGATCATAAAAGTGATTCGAGTAATGACAAACAACCTCGCTGGAATTCCATCCATTGTTTTTGGTTTGTTTGGGATGTCTTTATTTGTAAATACGATGGGATTAGGAGACTCTATCATTGCAGGATCATTAACCTTGGGGTTACTTGTTTTGCCTATAGTGATAAGGACAACAGAAGAGGCTCTTAAGTCTATTCCAAATTCATTTAGAAATGCCAGTTTAGCATTGGGAGCCAGCAAACTACAAACGATTAGGAAAGTAGTATTACCTATGGCCTTTCCAAACATTATTACAGGACTTATTCTATCAATCGGTAGGGTCTCGGGTGAAACAGCACCTATTCTATTTACAGTAGCAGCTTATTTCTTACCCAAGCTACCTTCATCTATGTTTGATCAGGTGATGGCTTTACCCTACCATTTGTATGTAATAGCAACAAGTGGTACTGATATAGAAGCTTCTCGACCAATAGCATATGGTACAGCATTAGTTCTTATCGCCATCGTTTTAATTATGAACTTACTTGCTACTGCGCTGAGAAGATATTTTAGTAAAAAAGTAAAAATGGATTAATATATTATTATGATTAATACAGAAAACGTCAATTTCTACTACGGAGATTTCCATGCATTAAAAGATATTAGTATGGATATTGAAGCCAATACAGTAACAGCATTCATAGGACCATCTGGATGTGGAAAATCAACCTATCTGCGCCTTTTTAATAGAATGAATGATCTTATAGAAGGAACTAAACTAACAGGGAAATTCCTTATTGAAGGACAAGATATCTATGATAAATCCGTACAAGTAGATGAGTTACGTAAAAAAGTAGGTATGGTATTTCAAAAACCCAACCCTTTTCCTAAAACTATCTTTGAAAACGTAGCCTATGGTTTAAGAGTTAACGGAATGGGCAATAAAGATTTCATACAACAAAGAGTGGAAGAGTCTTTAAAAAGCACAGCTCTATGGGATGAAGTCAAAGATAAGCTTAAAAAATCAGCCTATGAGCTTTCGGGAGGACAACAGCAGCGCCTATGTATAGCTAGAGCTTTAGCTGTATCACCTTCTATTCTCTTAATGGATGAACCTACATCTGCATTGGACCCTATTTCGACTTCAAAAATTGAAGAATTAATTTATCAGCTTAAAAAACAATATACCATTGTTATCGTTACACACAATATGCAACAAGCTGCTCGTGTAAGTGATAAAACAGGATTTTTTATGCTAGGCAAACTTGTTGAATATAGCAATACTAAGAAACTATTCACCAACCCAGAACAAGAAGAAACTCAAAATTATATCACAGGTCGTTTTGGCTAAAATATTATTACTATGATTATGAAACAGACTGATTCAGAATTACAAGCCCTCAGAGATGAAATA is part of the Bacteroides coprosuis DSM 18011 genome and harbors:
- a CDS encoding phosphate ABC transporter, inner membrane subunit PstA (COGs: COG0581 ABC-type phosphate transport system permease component~InterPro IPR005672:IPR000515~KEGG: pdi:BDI_2419 putative ABC transporter permease protein~PFAM: Binding-protein-dependent transport systems inner membrane component~SPTR: Putative uncharacterized protein;~TIGRFAM: Phosphate transport system permease protein 2~IMG reference gene:2504108050~PFAM: Binding-protein-dependent transport system inner membrane component~TIGRFAM: phosphate ABC transporter, permease protein PstA): MNKKISQHIAFGLFRLLGILIVGLLFWILGFIIYNGIDVISWEFLTTAPTDGMTSGGIYPAIIGTLCLIVGSMLFAFPLGVMSAIYTSEYAGNGWIIKVIRVMTNNLAGIPSIVFGLFGMSLFVNTMGLGDSIIAGSLTLGLLVLPIVIRTTEEALKSIPNSFRNASLALGASKLQTIRKVVLPMAFPNIITGLILSIGRVSGETAPILFTVAAYFLPKLPSSMFDQVMALPYHLYVIATSGTDIEASRPIAYGTALVLIAIVLIMNLLATALRRYFSKKVKMD
- a CDS encoding phosphate ABC transporter, ATPase subunit (COGs: COG1117 ABC-type phosphate transport system ATPase component~InterPro IPR005670:IPR003439:IPR003593~KEGG: pdi:BDI_2420 phosphate ABC transporter ATP-binding protein~PFAM: ABC transporter-like~PRIAM: Phosphate-transporting ATPase~SMART: ATPase, AAA+ type, core~SPTR: Putative uncharacterized protein;~TIGRFAM: Phosphate transport system permease protein 1~IMG reference gene:2504108051~PFAM: ABC transporter~TIGRFAM: phosphate ABC transporter, ATP-binding protein), yielding MINTENVNFYYGDFHALKDISMDIEANTVTAFIGPSGCGKSTYLRLFNRMNDLIEGTKLTGKFLIEGQDIYDKSVQVDELRKKVGMVFQKPNPFPKTIFENVAYGLRVNGMGNKDFIQQRVEESLKSTALWDEVKDKLKKSAYELSGGQQQRLCIARALAVSPSILLMDEPTSALDPISTSKIEELIYQLKKQYTIVIVTHNMQQAARVSDKTGFFMLGKLVEYSNTKKLFTNPEQEETQNYITGRFG
- a CDS encoding phosphate binding protein (COGs: COG0226 ABC-type phosphate transport system periplasmic component~InterPro IPR011862:IPR006059~KEGG: pdi:BDI_2592 phosphate ABC transporter, phosphate-binding protein~PFAM: Bacterial extracellular solute-binding, family 1~SPTR: Putative uncharacterized protein;~TIGRFAM: Phosphate binding protein~IMG reference gene:2504108048~PFAM: Bacterial extracellular solute-binding protein~TIGRFAM: phosphate binding protein), translating into MMKKYLSLVCFVLLLPQIGIAQKIKGSDTVLPLAQKEAEVYMQKHPSATVTVTGGGSGVGISALLEGTTDIAQSSRKIKFDEKLKLKNKEKEVIEVIVAYDALAVIVHPNNPITKLTREQLEALFRGKIKNWKELGGPDLKVIPYARETSSGTYEFFKESVLKYKNYMNGIMSMPATGSVIQSISQTEGAIGYVGLAYLNKDVKAIQVSYDQGQSYSNPSVSHANDHSYPIVRPLYFYYIKSEEAIVKPFIDYILSDEGQKIASELGFIKVIK
- a CDS encoding phosphate ABC transporter, inner membrane subunit PstC (COGs: COG0573 ABC-type phosphate transport system permease component~InterPro IPR011864:IPR000515~KEGG: bvu:BVU_3939 putative ABC transporter permease protein~PFAM: Binding-protein-dependent transport systems inner membrane component~SPTR: Putative ABC transporter permease protein;~TIGRFAM: Phosphate ABC transporter, permease protein PstC~IMG reference gene:2504108049~PFAM: Binding-protein-dependent transport system inner membrane component~TIGRFAM: phosphate ABC transporter, permease protein PstC; phosphate ABC transporter, permease protein PstA); this translates as MRKIRKFLEKIIEGILTLSGAATTLVIILISIFLFKEGFGLFNSPVVEKGYMICLNSDNPVQQLSSFEIKEIFDEEITNWKEVGGIDEEIHTFRFEELFEKYSEADFGEDYKLLPDKIIEIVKSDPNIIAFMPEKYVPKDMSIYTLPYQNFSITDFFFGKEWMPTATPTPQFGILPLILGTLLVSLTAILIALPLGLGVAIYLSELAGKRTRKFLKPVIELLAGIPSVVYGFFGLVVLVPIVQNWLNLPVGETAFTGSLLLAIMALPTIITVAEDSMRNTPRAVREASLALGATQWQTIYKVIIPYAKSGISAAVVLGIGRAIGETMAVLMVTGNAAIMPTSLFQPIRSIPATIAAELGEAPAGGAHYQSLFLLGCILFVITLIISISAEVISKRHPQN